The genome window TATTAGCCCGTAGTGATTTAGACAAAAACCTGATTGAGCAACTGGTATTTGGGCAAGTGGTGCAAATGCCAGAAGCGCCTAATATTGCGAGGGAAATTGTTCTTGGAACAGGTATGAGCGTCTCAACGGATGCTTATAGTGTATCTCGAGCGTGTGCGACTAGTTTTCAAGCAATTGTTAATGTTGCACAAAGCATGATGGTAGGTGATATTTCTATCGGTATTGCTGGCGGTGCTGATTCATCTTCTGTGCTTCCTATTGGCGTATCAAAAAAATTGGCAGAGACATTGTTAGCTTTAAGTAAAGCAAAGTCTGTTGGGCAAAAATTATCATTGCTAACGAAATTACGTTTGAAAGATTTAGCGCCTGTCGCACCGGGTGTTGCGGAATACTCTACGGGGCTACGCATGGGGGATACCGCGGAGCAAATGGCGAAAAGTTATCAGATCAGCCGAGCCCAGCAAGATGAACTCGCTCATCGTTCGCATATGTTAGCGGCAAAAGCGTGGGAAAATGGCGTTTTAAATAATGAAGTTATGACCGCCTATATGCCTCCTTTTAAGCAAGCATTTTCCCAAGATAACAACGTGCGTACAAACTCAGTTTTGTCTTCTTATGCGAAATTAAAACCCGCATTTGACCGCAAGCATGGCAGCGTTACTGCAGCAAACAGCACGCCGTTGACGGATGGCGCCGCTGCGGTATTGATGATGACAGAGTCTCGAGCGAAATCTCTGGGTTATACACCGCTTGGTTATATTCGAAGTTATGCGTTTTCCGCAATAGACGTATGGGAAGATATGCTATTAGGGCCTTCTTATGCCACTCCACTCGCTTTAAAACGTGCAGGGTTATCGTTGCAAGATTTATCCCTGATTGACATGCATGAGGCCTTTGCTGCGCAAACACTTGCTAATTTAAATATGTTTGGTAGCCGTAAATTCGCACAAGAGAAACTGGGAATGGATCACGCCATTGGCGAAGTGGATATGGACAAATTTAATGTCTTAGGCGGTTCTATTGCTTATGGGCACCCATTTGCGGCTACAGGCGCACGAATGGTGACACAAACTTTAAATGAGTTACGTAGACGCGGTGGTGGGTTTGGGTTAACAACAGCTTGTGCTGCGGGTGGTTTAGGTGCAGCAATGATTTTAGAGGTGGAATAATGGCTCAAAATTCTGCTATAGAAGTTACAAGAGAAAAAACACAACAGGCCTTTAGCTTAGAAATTTATGACGGTAATGTGGGGGTTATCTTCATTGATGTCCCCAATGAAAAAGTAAATACACTAAAAGCGGAGTTTGCGGAACAATTTCTGGCGATTTTACAACAAGCGCAGTCGACTTCAGGCTTGAAAGGCTTAGTTATTACCTCAGGAAAAAAAGACAATTTTATTGCAGGCGCTGACATTAGCATGATAGCAGGCTGTGAAAATAAGTCTCAAGCCAGTGAGTTGTCAAAAGCAGGTCACGTACTGTTTGATAAAATCGATAACTACCCATTGCCAATTATTGCTGCGATACATGGTGCGTGTTTAGGGGGTGGGCTAGAACTTGCCTTGGCATGTCATGCGCGGGTTTGCTCCAATGATGATAAAACGAAATTAGGCTTGCCTGAAGTACAATTGGGGCTATTACCTGGCTCCGGGGGAACTCAGCGTTTACCTCGGTTGATTGGTATTCCGCATGCATTGGATTTAATGCTGACAGGCCGCCAACTAAAAGCTAAACAGGCGCTGAAAATAGGGTTGGTTGATGATGTAGTTCCTGAGCCTATTTTACTCGACGTTGCGGTGAAAATGGTAAAAAAAGGGGGCGTTCAGCGTCCAGCTATCCATTGGCAACAGCGTTTATTAAGCAGCAAATTACTACGTAATAAAGTGTTTGAGAGTGCCAAACAAAAAACACTCAGCAAAACTAAAGGCCATTATCCAGCCCCAGAAAAAATTATTCATGTCGTGAAAACCGGCATGAATAAAGGTTTGCAAGCAGGCTATACGGAAGAAGCGAAAGCTTTCGGTGAGCTCGTGATGACACCAGAGTCTGCTGCATTACGTAATTTATTTTTTGCGGTTACCGCATTAAAAAATGACACAGGGGCACAAGCAACGCCATTGAAGATTAATCAAGTTGGTGTGCTTGGTGGCGGGTTGATGGGCGGTGGAATTGCTTATGTCACCGCTTTTCAAGGTAAATTACCCGTCCGCATAAAAGATATTTCAGACAAAGGCGTCACACAGGCCTTGCGCTATAGCTGGGATCTACTGACCCAGCGAGTTATCAAGCGGCGGTTATTAGCCCGAGAACGTGCAGCTGTTATGGCTAAGGTATCAGGCACATTAAATTATCAAGGGCTTGAAAATGCGGACATCGTGATTGAAGCGGTATTTGAAGATTTAGCACTGAAACAAAAAATGGTTGCTGAAGTTGAGAAGATGTCGAAACAGCAAGTTATTTTTGCTTCTAATACATCATCTTTACCTATTCACCAAATTGCACAGAAAGCGATTCATCCCGAAAAAGTGATTGGCTTACACTATTTTAGTCCCGTCGATAAAATGCCTTTAGTTGAAGTGATCCCCCATCAACAAACAGATGAAACTACAATTGCGACAGTGGTTGCTTTAGCAAAACGCCAAGGTAAAACAGCGATTGTTGTGGGGGATGATGCAGGTTTCTATGTAAATCGCATTTTAGCGCCATTCTTATGTGAAGCAGCGCAATGCCTTGTTGAAGGTGAATCAATAGAACACATTGATCGTGCTTTAGTTGAATTTGGCTTCCCTGTTGGGCCATTTAATTTGTTGGATGAAGTGGGCATTGATGTAGGAACAAAAATTTTACCGATTTTAGTTGAACGTTTTGGTGAGCGTTTTAAGGCGCCTGATATCCTCGACAAAGTGGTTAAAGATGACCGTAAAGGTAAGAAAAACGGCAAAGGTTTTTATGAATATGGTCATCACACCAATAAGTTGTGGTTTTGGAAAAAAGCCAGTAAACGTCAAGTTGATAAAACCATTTATTCACTAATTGAAATGGTTCCCAACAATAAACTGACTAAAGCGGATATTGCACAGCGCTGTGTCATGATGATGCTTAACGAAGCTGCTCGCTGCCTTGATGAAAACATCATTAGAAATGCTCGTGATGGGGATGTGGGAGCGGTATTTGGTATCGGTTTCCCGCCCTTCTTTGGTGGCCCGTTTAGGTATATGGATAGCCTAGGGATTGCAAAAACGGTGGAAACTCTGAATAACCTCGCCGTGAAATATGGTGATAAATTCCAGCCTTGTGGATTGCTATGTGACATGGCAGAGAATAATCGAACCTTTTTTTCTACCAATGTAGAAGGTGGAGTTGATGTAACAAAACCAAGTAATGAACAATAATGGCGCGGTGAGCTAGCCTATTAACTGTTTGTTGCTTTTTTAATAAAACCAATCAATGCCTGATACCAAACATATTTTTGGTTATCAGGCTCTTTTTCGTAAAGCTCGTATGATTAGAATAAATCATTATATTAAATTTAACTAATTGATAATAAATACTAAAATTTAACATGCGACATGGACTGCTAAAAAAACATACACAAAAATTTACTCAAATCATTTTCTTTGTTGATCATTTCATGCAGAATCACATTTCACCCCAACTGATGGTTACTTTTACAACAATTAGCTTAACAACAAAAGAATAACCTCCTTAATTAGGTAGGTTACTCAGATGGTGGATTATGCAAGTTTATATTATGCGTCACGGTGATGCAGCGATACACGCGCCTAGCGATGCTGAGCGCCCATTGACACAAAAGGGAAAAGACGACTCAGTATTGATGGCTCAATGGCTACAGAATCAAGGTATTAAAATTGATTCTGTGTTAGTGAGCCCCTATTTAAGAGCAGAACAAACTCGGCAAGTTGTGAGCCAGCACCTTGATTTGCCAGCAAAGTCGGAAGTTTTAGGGCAATTAACGCCAGGAGGGAATGCCGCATTTGTGGCTGACCATATTCGGGATGTTGCTGTGCTAGGCGCAAATGCGATATTGGTTGTATCTCATTTGCCACTGGTTGGCTATTTAGTGTCGGAGTTGTGCCCACATAAAGAACCACCGATGTTCACGACATCAACAGTGGCATGTGTTGACATTGATGTGGCTCATCAAAAAAGTCAGTTTGAATGGATGTTGAGCCCATCTCAATTGCTATTTGCTAAATAATACAGAACAACATGAGCGCTTAGCGGCGAGCGCTCTCAGCAGTTTCTATAAGCAGCAATAAGGCTGCATTACCGCCCCATTCTTTAGGTGCTTGGTGAAAAGCAATAATATCAGGGTGTTGGGCAAGCCAAAGTGGTGTTTGCTGCTTTAAAACATGTTTACCATGGCCGTGCATAATGCAGGCGCAATAGACATTTTCACGCTTACAGGCCGCAATGAGCGCGCCAATTTCTTGCTTTGCTTCCATTTGTGTTAAGCCATGTAAATCTAAAAACAACTCCGGAGCGTAATCACCGCGGCGAAGTTTTTTTAATTCATAAGGGTTAGCATCGGGCCTTAAATAACGCGTTGGGCCTTCATTTTCAAGTTGAGGTTGAAATTCATCTGAAAAATAAAAGGAGGCGTCAACCTGTTCCTGTATGACTTTTTTATTAGATGGTTGTGTCACTTTGGCGCGGACAGGTGCGTGCAGGACTTGGTCCTGACGGATTTTTTTTGCTCCATTAATGGCTTCTTTGAAAAGACGAATATCTTCATCTTCTAGACCAAATTTTTTCTTCATAATTTTACTAATGTATTTTTGTGATTAATTTTTCTGGTTGGTAGTGTAACTCATTTTTGATGAATGGTGATAATCGCAGATTGTTCGTGCGAAGTAACATATTTATAACCTTTTTACAGCTAAGCATTGACAAAAGGGGACTTGCTAGTCTAATTGTATATACATATCTATACGATTTATTAATGCAATGAATAAAACTGAATTCAACAACAATAGGAAAAACGATGGTATTCAAAACACACTCTCGGGATGTCGTTTGGCGTAATGGCCGTATTGCCACTATGGACCCAGTACTATCAGCTCCTTATGGACTGATTAATCACCATGATTTAGTTGTTCGTGATAATAAAATAGTTGCAATTGTTCCTACTCAAAATATTGAATTGAATGACTGCGAACTTATTGATGTTGAAGGTAAATTAATAACCCCTGGATTAATCGATTGCCATACACATTTAGTTTTTGGCGGTGACCGAGCTTCTGAATGGGAACAGCGAATGAATGGGGTTTCTTATGAAACTATTAGTGCGCAAGGTGGCGGAATTAATTCGACTGTACGTGAAACCCGCAAAATGAGCGAGAACGAATTATTTGAGCGGGCAAAGCCAAGGCTCGAAGCATTAATTCAAGAAGGTGTCACAAGTATTGAAATGAAATCAGGCTATGGGCTCGACTATGAAAATGAAGAGAAACAATTATTAGTCGCAAAGCAGTTATCTGCACAATATCCTATTTCAGTCAGTTCAACATTGCTTTCTGCTCACACCGTCCCCGCTGAATATAAAGATAAACCTGATGAATATATTGATTTGATTTGCCAAAAAATCATGCCTGAATTATGGGAAAAAGGCTTGTTTGAGGCAGTAGATGTCTTCTGTGAAAGTGTGGGGTTTTCCCTCGCTCAAAGTGAAAAGTTATTTTCAGCGGCTCAGAAATTAGGGATCCCAGTAAAAGGGCATGTGGAGCAGTTATCAAACTTAGGTGGGAGCGAACTGGTTGCCCGCTACAAAGGTTTGTCGGTTGACCATATTGAATATTTGGACCTAGAAGGGATTAAAGCACTTAAAGCGAGCGGAACCGTAGCCGTCTTATTACCGGGGGCATTTTATTTTTTACGGGAAACCAAACTACCACCAATTGAGCTGTTACGGGAACATGACGTTCCTATGGCGGTTTCAACAGATTTTAACCCAGGAACCAGTCCTTTTGCCTCATTGCGTATTATTATGAATATGGCGGCCGTATTATTTAAACTGACACCTGAAGAGATATGGGCTGGGGTGACACGTAACGCGGCTAAAGCGTTAGGCCGTGAAAATAGCCATGGACAATTGAAAGCGGGCTTTATTGCGGATTTTGTTGTGTGGAATGCGCAAGAGCCCGTAGAAATGATTTATGAACAAGGGAGTAACCCACTGTTCATCAGAGTACATGAAGGCAAAATTACCCATCGTAATGGGCGAAATGGGTGAGTCGCTGTTTTAACTATAACAATAATGAATAGCGGTGAATGAGGTTGTTTGCCGCTTTTGACCCTAAAAGTTTGCTGTTTTTTGTTTGCTTTTATTAAAATTGCATCGTTTAATTATGTTAATGCTTAATAATTAAGCATGATGTTTTTATTCGCGACTGTCAGGATAAAAAATGTCCGATAGCACTAAGGTCGTGTTGTATGCTATTCAACGAATAGCATATTAATACTTAAGATTTTAATCATTAAATTGGAAATGACTGTGACAGCCGATAAAAAGGATAAACAAGGGGCACCGCTCCCGCTATATTTGCAAGTAAAACAATCAATAATTGAAAAGATCCACACCGCAGAATGGCAAGCAAATGACCGTATTCCATCCGAGTCTGAGCTCGTGACACAGTTTCAATGTAGTCGAATGACGGCTAACCGGGCACTACGTGAATTAACCGCTGAAGGGTTATTGGTTCGCTTGCAAAGTGTGGGAACCTTTGTGGCTGAGCCAAAAGGGCAATCTGCACTATTTGAAATACACAGTATTGAAGCGGAAATACTGGCAAGAAACCACAAATACAGCTGTAGGATAATTAAGCTGGAAGAAATTCAAGCGTCACCTGCGCTCGCAAATGAGTTAAATATCAGCCCAGATACCATGGTGTTTCATTCGATTATTGTCCATTTAGAGAATGATGTTCCTGTTCAAATTGAAGACAGATATGTCAATGCGTTAGCGGCTCCGGATTACTTACAGCAAAATTTTTTATCGATTACACCACATGATTATTTGTCTCAAGTTGCTCCTTTAACACAAGGGGAGCATATTGTGGAGGCCGTGGAGGCAGATGAACGTTCCGCGAGGTTATTGCAAATTAATACAGGTGCATCTTGCTTGTTAATTACAAGACGTACTTGGTCTCAGTCCTTTACGGTGACAAGTACAAAATTATTGTTCCCGGGTCATCGTTATAAGCTGAAAGGCAGTTTCACGTCATAAGTTTTTTTCACCACGTCAAAGTATGGGCGGAACGATATAAAGCATATTTTCCGCTTATCATCTCGAGTGCATGCCTTCTTTACCTATTTTGTGTGAATTTATTGTAAATCAAATGTGATCTAGTATGCAGATTTAGAATAAAGAAAATACAGCAAAATATCAGGTGATTTATTTATTCCATTGTTTTATTTGACTAAAAATATTTTTATATCATATTTTTTTAATCTTTATGTTAAAAGATTAATTGATCGTACATGTATATACAACTATATCTATAGGAACAAGAAAGGTAGCTAATGGACAGATAAAAGAGGGTATACAAGTGACAGCATTGAATAATAAATATCGAAATATCGAAATTAGGGCACCGAGAGGGAATACATTAAATACCAAAAGTTGGCTGACAGAAGCCCCATTACGCATGTTAATGAATAACCTTGACCCGGATGTTGCAGAAAACCCTCATGAATTAGTGGTATATGGCGGTATTGGGCGTGCAGCACGTAATTGGCAATGCTATGACCAAATTGTCGAGTCCCTGAAGCAGCTTGAGAGCGATGAAACACTACTGGTTCAGTCAGGTAAGCCTGTCGGTATTTTCAAAACCCATGAAAATGCGCCACGTGTTTTAATCGCCAATTCAAATCTCGTACCACATTGGGCAAACTGGGAGCATTTCAATGAATTGGATGCGAAAGGCCTTGCCATGTATGGGCAAATGACCGCAGGTAGCTGGATCTATATCGGCAGCCAAGGCATTGTTCAAGGAACGTATGAAACCTTTGTGGAAGCCGCTCGCCAGCACTTTAACGGTGATTTAACTGGGCGTTGGGTCTTAACTGCAGGGCTTGGTGGAATGGGGGGAGCCCAACCTCTTGCTGCCACACTGGCGGGGGCCTGCTCATTGAACATTGAGTGCCAACAAAGCCGTATCGATTTCCGTTTAAGAACTCACTATGTGGATGAACAAGCGACTGACCTTGATGATGCGTTAGCGCGTCTGAAAAAATACACATCGGAAGGAAAAGCCATTTCTATTGCACTATGCGCCAATGCCGCTGAAATTCTTCCTGAGCTTGTCAAACGTGGGGTGAAACCGGATATGGTGACCGATCAGACAAGTGCTCATGACCCTTTGAATGGTTACTTACCCATTGGTATGAGCTGGGAAGAGTACCGTGAACGCAGTGTTCAAGACCCGCAAGCCACTGCATTGGCTGCAAAAAAATCTATGGCTGAACATGTTAAAGCGATGCTGGCATTTAAACAGCAAGGCATTCCCACCTTTGATTATGGAAACAATATCCGCCAAATGGCACTGGAAATGGGCGTAGAAAATGCGTTTGATTTCCCCGGTTTTGTACCTGCTTATATCCGCCCGCTATTTTGTCGCGGTGTTGGTCCATTCCGCTGGGTTGCGTTATCAGGAGATCCTGAAGATATCTATAAAACAGATGCGAAAGTGAAAGAGCTGCTGCCGGATGATAAGCACTTGCATCGCTGGTTGGATATGGCTCGTGAACGTATTAGTTTCCAAGGTTTGCCAGCGCGTATTTGCTGGGTTGGCCTTGGGGATCGCGCTAAATTAGGTTTGGCATTCAATGAGATGGTAAGAAGCGGTGAGGTTTCAGCGCCGATTGTTATCGGCCGTGATCACCTAGATTCAGGTTCAGTGGCCAGCCCAAATCGTGAAACGGAATCAATGAAAGATGGTTCTGATGCAGTTTCAGACTGGCCATTACTCAATGCGTTATTAAACACAGCCAGTGGGGCGACGTGGGTATCTTTACATCACGGTGGTGGCGTAGGTATGGGCTTCTCTCAGCATTCTGGAGTGGTAATTGTGTGTGATGGAACGGATGAAGCAGCAGAGCGCATTGCCCGAGTACTGCACAATGACCCTGCAACTGGTGTCATGCGCCATGCCGATGCAGGCTATGACATAGCTATCGCATGTGCGCAGGAAAAAAATCTTAATTTACCGATGATTAAAACACGTTAAGGAGTGCCATTAATGACTAAGTTAACTATTCACCCAGGAAAAATGACACTCGAAGACCTGCGTATTGTTTTCCAACAATCGGTAACAGTGGCATTAGATAAACGCGCTCACGGTGCTATCGAGAAAAGTGTTGCGACGGTCAATAAAATTATTGAAGAAGATAGAACCGCTTATGGTATCAATACCGGCTTTGGTTTACTTGCTAATACGCGTATTGCGACTAAAGATTTGCAATCATTACAACGATCTATTGTGATGTCTCACGCTGCTGGTGTGGGTGAACCGTTAGATGATGACCTCGTGCGCTTAATCATGGTACTCAAAATTAATAGCTTAGCTCGTGGTTTTTCAGGGATCCGCCTTGAAGTTATTAATGCCTTGATCGCATTAGTGAATGCGCAAGTTTATCCATTTATTCCTGCGAAGGGGTCAGTGGGGGCTTCTGGCGACTTAGCACCATTGGCTCATATGAGTTTAATTCTGTTAGGCGAAGGAAAGGCGCGTTATGAAGGCAAATGGATTTCAGCGAAAAAAGCGTTAGAAAAAGCGGGGTTAGCACCTCTAAAATTGGAAGCCAAAGAAGGTTTAGCCTTATTAAACGGCACGCAAACATCGACGGCTTTCGCGTTGAAAGGGTTATTTGAGGCAGAAAAATTGCTGCTATCTGGCATTGTTTGTGGTGCGCTGAGTGTTGAAGCCACTCTGGGCTCTCGCAAACCCTTCGATGCTCGAGTTCAAGAAGTTCGAGGACAAAAAGGGCAAATTGATGTTGCGGCGATGTTCCGTGATGTTTTATCACCGACCAGTGAATTGGCGAAGTCCCATGAAAACTGTGTGAAAGTGCAAGACCCCTATTCATTACGTTGTCAGCCGCAAGTGATGGGCGCTTGTTTAACCCAAATTCGCCAAGCAGCTGAAGTGATATTAATTGAATCGAATGCTGTGTCGGATAACCCGTTAGTCTTTACCGATAATGGCGATATTATTTCAGGCGGTAACTTCCATGCAGAACCTGTTGCTATGGCAGCCGATAATATTGCGCTGGCGTTAGCAGAGATCGGTGCGTTATCCGAACGTCGCATTGCATTACTTATGGATACCCACATGTCACAGTTGCCACCTTTCTTAGTGAATAACGGAGGAGTTAACTCAGGATTTATGATAGCTCAAGTCACTGCGGCTGCATTAGCCAGTGAAAACAAAGCATTAGCCCACCCTTCGAGTGTTGATAGCCTACCGACATCGGCCAACCAAGAAGACCACGTATCGATGGCGCCTGCGGCGGGTCGTCGTTTATGGGAAATGGCAAAAAATGTCACGGGTATTTTAGCTATTGAATGGCTTTCAGCGTGTCAGGGAATGGATTTCCGTGAAGGTTTGAAGTCGAGTGAAACCTTGGAGAAGGCACGTAAAACACTGCGTGACCAAGTGGCTTACTATGATAAAGACCGTTATTTTGCCCCTGATATCGAAGCGGCAATTAATCTAATTAACCAAT of Providencia rettgeri contains these proteins:
- the yvoA_1 gene encoding HTH-type transcriptional repressor yvoA — translated: MTADKKDKQGAPLPLYLQVKQSIIEKIHTAEWQANDRIPSESELVTQFQCSRMTANRALRELTAEGLLVRLQSVGTFVAEPKGQSALFEIHSIEAEILARNHKYSCRIIKLEEIQASPALANELNISPDTMVFHSIIVHLENDVPVQIEDRYVNALAAPDYLQQNFLSITPHDYLSQVAPLTQGEHIVEAVEADERSARLLQINTGASCLLITRRTWSQSFTVTSTKLLFPGHRYKLKGSFTS
- the fadJ gene encoding Fatty acid oxidation complex subunit alpha produces the protein MAQNSAIEVTREKTQQAFSLEIYDGNVGVIFIDVPNEKVNTLKAEFAEQFLAILQQAQSTSGLKGLVITSGKKDNFIAGADISMIAGCENKSQASELSKAGHVLFDKIDNYPLPIIAAIHGACLGGGLELALACHARVCSNDDKTKLGLPEVQLGLLPGSGGTQRLPRLIGIPHALDLMLTGRQLKAKQALKIGLVDDVVPEPILLDVAVKMVKKGGVQRPAIHWQQRLLSSKLLRNKVFESAKQKTLSKTKGHYPAPEKIIHVVKTGMNKGLQAGYTEEAKAFGELVMTPESAALRNLFFAVTALKNDTGAQATPLKINQVGVLGGGLMGGGIAYVTAFQGKLPVRIKDISDKGVTQALRYSWDLLTQRVIKRRLLARERAAVMAKVSGTLNYQGLENADIVIEAVFEDLALKQKMVAEVEKMSKQQVIFASNTSSLPIHQIAQKAIHPEKVIGLHYFSPVDKMPLVEVIPHQQTDETTIATVVALAKRQGKTAIVVGDDAGFYVNRILAPFLCEAAQCLVEGESIEHIDRALVEFGFPVGPFNLLDEVGIDVGTKILPILVERFGERFKAPDILDKVVKDDRKGKKNGKGFYEYGHHTNKLWFWKKASKRQVDKTIYSLIEMVPNNKLTKADIAQRCVMMMLNEAARCLDENIIRNARDGDVGAVFGIGFPPFFGGPFRYMDSLGIAKTVETLNNLAVKYGDKFQPCGLLCDMAENNRTFFSTNVEGGVDVTKPSNEQ
- the hutU_1 gene encoding Urocanate hydratase gives rise to the protein MTALNNKYRNIEIRAPRGNTLNTKSWLTEAPLRMLMNNLDPDVAENPHELVVYGGIGRAARNWQCYDQIVESLKQLESDETLLVQSGKPVGIFKTHENAPRVLIANSNLVPHWANWEHFNELDAKGLAMYGQMTAGSWIYIGSQGIVQGTYETFVEAARQHFNGDLTGRWVLTAGLGGMGGAQPLAATLAGACSLNIECQQSRIDFRLRTHYVDEQATDLDDALARLKKYTSEGKAISIALCANAAEILPELVKRGVKPDMVTDQTSAHDPLNGYLPIGMSWEEYRERSVQDPQATALAAKKSMAEHVKAMLAFKQQGIPTFDYGNNIRQMALEMGVENAFDFPGFVPAYIRPLFCRGVGPFRWVALSGDPEDIYKTDAKVKELLPDDKHLHRWLDMARERISFQGLPARICWVGLGDRAKLGLAFNEMVRSGEVSAPIVIGRDHLDSGSVASPNRETESMKDGSDAVSDWPLLNALLNTASGATWVSLHHGGGVGMGFSQHSGVVIVCDGTDEAAERIARVLHNDPATGVMRHADAGYDIAIACAQEKNLNLPMIKTR
- the fadI gene encoding 3-ketoacyl-CoA thiolase; the protein is MNQHLHHGENTDKTNERIAIVSGLRLPFAKQSTAYAGIPAVDLGKAVVAELLARSDLDKNLIEQLVFGQVVQMPEAPNIAREIVLGTGMSVSTDAYSVSRACATSFQAIVNVAQSMMVGDISIGIAGGADSSSVLPIGVSKKLAETLLALSKAKSVGQKLSLLTKLRLKDLAPVAPGVAEYSTGLRMGDTAEQMAKSYQISRAQQDELAHRSHMLAAKAWENGVLNNEVMTAYMPPFKQAFSQDNNVRTNSVLSSYAKLKPAFDRKHGSVTAANSTPLTDGAAAVLMMTESRAKSLGYTPLGYIRSYAFSAIDVWEDMLLGPSYATPLALKRAGLSLQDLSLIDMHEAFAAQTLANLNMFGSRKFAQEKLGMDHAIGEVDMDKFNVLGGSIAYGHPFAATGARMVTQTLNELRRRGGGFGLTTACAAGGLGAAMILEVE
- a CDS encoding Smr domain yields the protein MKKKFGLEDEDIRLFKEAINGAKKIRQDQVLHAPVRAKVTQPSNKKVIQEQVDASFYFSDEFQPQLENEGPTRYLRPDANPYELKKLRRGDYAPELFLDLHGLTQMEAKQEIGALIAACKRENVYCACIMHGHGKHVLKQQTPLWLAQHPDIIAFHQAPKEWGGNAALLLLIETAESARR
- the sixA gene encoding Phosphohistidine phosphatase sixA, with the protein product MQVYIMRHGDAAIHAPSDAERPLTQKGKDDSVLMAQWLQNQGIKIDSVLVSPYLRAEQTRQVVSQHLDLPAKSEVLGQLTPGGNAAFVADHIRDVAVLGANAILVVSHLPLVGYLVSELCPHKEPPMFTTSTVACVDIDVAHQKSQFEWMLSPSQLLFAK
- the hutI gene encoding Imidazolonepropionase; the encoded protein is MVFKTHSRDVVWRNGRIATMDPVLSAPYGLINHHDLVVRDNKIVAIVPTQNIELNDCELIDVEGKLITPGLIDCHTHLVFGGDRASEWEQRMNGVSYETISAQGGGINSTVRETRKMSENELFERAKPRLEALIQEGVTSIEMKSGYGLDYENEEKQLLVAKQLSAQYPISVSSTLLSAHTVPAEYKDKPDEYIDLICQKIMPELWEKGLFEAVDVFCESVGFSLAQSEKLFSAAQKLGIPVKGHVEQLSNLGGSELVARYKGLSVDHIEYLDLEGIKALKASGTVAVLLPGAFYFLRETKLPPIELLREHDVPMAVSTDFNPGTSPFASLRIIMNMAAVLFKLTPEEIWAGVTRNAAKALGRENSHGQLKAGFIADFVVWNAQEPVEMIYEQGSNPLFIRVHEGKITHRNGRNG
- the hutH gene encoding Histidine ammonia-lyase; amino-acid sequence: MTKLTIHPGKMTLEDLRIVFQQSVTVALDKRAHGAIEKSVATVNKIIEEDRTAYGINTGFGLLANTRIATKDLQSLQRSIVMSHAAGVGEPLDDDLVRLIMVLKINSLARGFSGIRLEVINALIALVNAQVYPFIPAKGSVGASGDLAPLAHMSLILLGEGKARYEGKWISAKKALEKAGLAPLKLEAKEGLALLNGTQTSTAFALKGLFEAEKLLLSGIVCGALSVEATLGSRKPFDARVQEVRGQKGQIDVAAMFRDVLSPTSELAKSHENCVKVQDPYSLRCQPQVMGACLTQIRQAAEVILIESNAVSDNPLVFTDNGDIISGGNFHAEPVAMAADNIALALAEIGALSERRIALLMDTHMSQLPPFLVNNGGVNSGFMIAQVTAAALASENKALAHPSSVDSLPTSANQEDHVSMAPAAGRRLWEMAKNVTGILAIEWLSACQGMDFREGLKSSETLEKARKTLRDQVAYYDKDRYFAPDIEAAINLINQYKLSALFKAGAVFPN